One stretch of Micromonospora echinospora DNA includes these proteins:
- a CDS encoding thioredoxin reductase: MRELRYEMTAVLAAADLVEPDRRDAVAGLCAEVAQRWCAEMGHTPAVRSGEIGELAAGEPAAGWAPDPHVPRAW; the protein is encoded by the coding sequence ATGCGCGAGCTCCGGTACGAGATGACTGCTGTCCTGGCCGCCGCCGACCTGGTGGAACCGGACCGCCGGGACGCGGTCGCCGGGTTGTGCGCCGAGGTGGCGCAGCGGTGGTGCGCCGAGATGGGGCACACCCCGGCGGTCCGCTCCGGCGAGATCGGCGAACTGGCGGCCGGCGAGCCGGCCGCCGGCTGGGCGCCCGACCCGCACGTCCCGCGAGCCTGGTGA
- a CDS encoding serine hydrolase domain-containing protein: protein MTDVPDRLGRMVRQAQATGRIPAVSAALHRADRPLWTCAVGDTGNDTALGPETVFRIGSVTKTFTAALVMQCRDDGLLDLDDPVGRHLDLPAHGELTVRRLLSHTAGLQREPHGDVWDSLRAPAVEELLADLARVERVLPTGRRFHYSNLGMALLGEMAARLRGGTWAEVLADRVLAPLGLTATYTHPTGRAATGFLVDAYSDEARPEPPADFGAVAPAAQLWSTAPDMARWAAFLADPAALDPDGTVLAAATVEEMRWPLTTTDESLWAAGFGLGLILVPQPERVTHVGHDGAMPGFLAAVYGRRGGQGTAAAMGAAVLGSSGTGVEVFDLVHRLLAAAAEHDPAEIEPWRPGPPAPAHLRGMLGRWWGEGFEYVFSWHDGTLRARGADDPAGKPPAVFAPLPDRPDVFRTVSGREVGELLRLTRDERGVVVRMHWATYRFTRRQETFDGYDFRVGD, encoded by the coding sequence ATGACCGACGTCCCGGACCGGCTCGGCCGGATGGTGCGCCAGGCGCAGGCCACCGGGCGCATCCCGGCGGTGTCGGCCGCCCTGCACCGCGCCGACCGGCCGCTCTGGACCTGCGCCGTGGGCGACACCGGCAACGACACCGCGCTCGGGCCGGAGACGGTGTTCCGGATCGGCTCGGTCACCAAGACCTTCACGGCGGCGCTGGTCATGCAGTGCCGAGACGACGGCCTGCTCGACCTGGACGACCCGGTCGGGCGGCACCTCGACCTGCCCGCGCACGGCGAGCTGACCGTACGCCGGCTGCTGTCGCACACCGCCGGCCTGCAACGCGAGCCCCACGGCGACGTGTGGGACAGCCTGCGCGCCCCGGCCGTCGAGGAGTTGCTGGCCGACCTGGCCCGGGTCGAGCGGGTGCTGCCCACCGGGCGGCGCTTCCACTACTCCAACCTCGGCATGGCGCTGCTGGGCGAGATGGCCGCCCGGCTCCGGGGCGGCACCTGGGCCGAGGTGCTGGCCGACCGGGTCCTCGCCCCGCTCGGGCTGACCGCCACCTACACGCACCCGACCGGGCGTGCCGCGACCGGGTTCCTGGTCGACGCGTACTCCGACGAGGCCCGCCCGGAGCCACCCGCCGACTTCGGCGCGGTGGCGCCGGCCGCGCAGCTGTGGAGCACCGCGCCGGACATGGCCCGCTGGGCCGCGTTCCTGGCCGACCCGGCGGCGCTCGACCCGGACGGCACGGTGCTCGCCGCGGCCACCGTCGAGGAGATGCGCTGGCCGCTGACCACCACCGACGAGTCGCTCTGGGCGGCCGGCTTCGGTCTCGGGCTGATCCTGGTTCCGCAGCCGGAGCGGGTGACCCACGTGGGGCACGACGGCGCGATGCCCGGATTCCTGGCCGCCGTCTACGGGCGGCGCGGCGGGCAGGGCACCGCCGCGGCGATGGGCGCCGCGGTGCTCGGCTCGTCCGGCACCGGCGTGGAGGTGTTCGACCTGGTGCACCGGCTGCTCGCCGCCGCCGCCGAGCACGACCCGGCGGAGATCGAGCCGTGGCGTCCCGGCCCGCCCGCCCCGGCGCACCTGCGCGGCATGCTGGGCCGCTGGTGGGGCGAGGGTTTCGAGTACGTCTTCTCCTGGCACGACGGGACCCTGCGGGCCCGGGGCGCGGACGACCCGGCCGGGAAGCCACCCGCGGTGTTCGCGCCGCTGCCGGACCGGCCGGACGTGTTCCGCACGGTCTCCGGACGCGAGGTGGGGGAGCTGCTGCGGCTGACGCGCGACGAGCGCGGCGTGGTGGTCCGGATGCACTGGGCCACCTACCGCTTCACCCGCCGCCAGGAGACCTTCGACGGGTACGACTTCCGCGTCGGTGACTGA
- a CDS encoding isoprenyl transferase, producing MPPTPHPSGARPPALPPAAVPRHVAIVMDGNGRWAKERGLPRTKGHEQGEHSLFDTVEGAIEMGIPYLSAYAFSTENWRRSPDEVRFLMGFNRDVIRRRRDQLVDLGVRVVWSGRAGRLWKSVISELQTAEEMSRGNSTLTLQFCVNYGGQAEIADAAAGIARDVAAGRLDPAKVNEKTVARYLYHPEVPEVDMFLRPSGEQRISNFLLWQTAYAELVYLDTLWPDFDRRHLWYACELYAQRDRRFGGALPNPVAPGA from the coding sequence GTGCCGCCGACCCCGCACCCCTCCGGCGCCCGCCCGCCGGCGCTGCCGCCCGCGGCGGTGCCCCGGCACGTCGCCATCGTGATGGACGGCAACGGCCGCTGGGCCAAGGAGCGCGGCCTGCCCCGCACCAAGGGGCACGAGCAGGGCGAGCACAGCCTCTTCGACACCGTCGAGGGCGCGATCGAGATGGGGATTCCCTACCTGTCGGCGTACGCGTTCTCCACCGAGAACTGGCGGCGCTCGCCGGACGAGGTCCGCTTCCTGATGGGCTTCAACCGCGACGTCATCCGCCGCCGCCGCGACCAGCTCGTCGACCTGGGCGTCCGGGTGGTCTGGTCGGGCCGCGCGGGCCGGCTGTGGAAGAGCGTCATCTCCGAGCTGCAGACCGCCGAGGAGATGTCGCGCGGCAACTCGACGCTGACGCTGCAGTTCTGCGTCAACTACGGCGGCCAGGCGGAGATCGCCGACGCCGCCGCCGGGATCGCCCGCGACGTCGCCGCCGGCAGGCTCGACCCGGCCAAGGTGAACGAGAAGACGGTGGCGCGGTACCTCTACCACCCCGAGGTGCCCGAGGTCGACATGTTCCTGCGCCCCTCCGGCGAGCAGCGCATCTCCAACTTCCTGCTCTGGCAGACCGCGTACGCCGAGCTGGTCTACCTGGACACGCTCTGGCCCGACTTCGACCGCCGCCACCTCTGGTACGCCTGCGAGCTGTACGCCCAGCGCGACCGGCGCTTCGGCGGCGCCCTGCCCAACCCGGTGGCCCCGGGCGCCTGA
- a CDS encoding hemolysin family protein: MAVDPVAVMDALAAVRAPAGLPDLQLLVFAAGLVVLAGLIAMTEAALAAVSPARAAEMTRDGARGGRALQVVAGDVVRHLNLLLLLRLLAELTATTLVALVAVDTFGAGWRAALVTAGAMTVVSFVVVGVGPRTIGRQHAYAVGRAVAPLVRWLGRALNPLASLLILIGNAVTPGKGFREGPFATQVELRELVDLAEQRGVVEHGERQMIHSVFALGDTIAREVMVPRTEMVWIEERKTLAQALALFLRSGFSRIPVIGENVDDVLGLLYLKDLIRRVQGDQEARQMPVAELMRPATFVPESKPVDDLLSEMQAARNHLVIVVDEYGGTGGLVTIEDILEEIVGEITDEYDVERPPVEHLADGAVRVTARLPVENLGELFDTELPTDEVETVGGLLAQALGRVPIPGAEAEVAGLRLMAEGTTGRRNRIDTVLVSRVDRGDTPEGTNRHDPPDSRGDNNRSEERQSADA, encoded by the coding sequence CTGGCGGTCGACCCGGTCGCGGTGATGGACGCCTTGGCGGCGGTCCGCGCGCCCGCCGGCCTGCCCGATCTCCAACTCCTGGTCTTCGCCGCCGGGCTGGTGGTGCTCGCCGGCCTGATCGCGATGACCGAGGCGGCGCTGGCCGCTGTCTCCCCGGCCCGCGCCGCGGAGATGACCCGGGACGGAGCGCGCGGCGGGCGGGCGCTCCAGGTGGTCGCCGGTGACGTGGTCCGCCATCTGAACCTGCTGCTCCTGCTGCGCCTGCTGGCCGAGCTGACCGCCACCACGCTCGTCGCGCTGGTGGCTGTGGACACGTTCGGCGCGGGCTGGCGGGCGGCGCTGGTGACCGCCGGCGCGATGACGGTGGTGAGCTTCGTGGTGGTCGGGGTCGGGCCGCGCACGATCGGCCGCCAGCACGCGTACGCGGTCGGCCGGGCGGTCGCGCCGCTGGTGCGCTGGCTGGGCCGCGCGCTCAACCCGCTGGCGTCGCTGCTGATCCTGATCGGCAACGCGGTCACCCCGGGCAAGGGCTTCCGGGAGGGCCCGTTCGCGACCCAGGTGGAGCTGCGCGAACTGGTCGACCTGGCCGAGCAGCGCGGCGTCGTGGAGCACGGCGAACGCCAGATGATCCACTCGGTCTTCGCGCTCGGCGACACCATCGCCCGGGAGGTGATGGTGCCGCGTACCGAGATGGTGTGGATCGAGGAACGCAAGACGCTCGCCCAGGCGCTGGCGCTGTTCCTGCGCTCCGGGTTCAGCCGCATCCCGGTGATCGGCGAGAACGTCGACGACGTGCTCGGTCTGCTCTATCTCAAGGACCTGATCCGGCGGGTTCAGGGCGATCAGGAGGCCCGGCAGATGCCGGTGGCCGAGCTGATGCGCCCGGCCACGTTCGTGCCGGAGTCCAAGCCGGTGGACGACCTGCTCTCGGAGATGCAGGCGGCCCGCAACCACCTGGTCATCGTCGTCGACGAGTACGGCGGCACCGGTGGGCTGGTCACCATCGAGGACATCCTGGAGGAGATCGTCGGGGAAATCACCGACGAGTACGATGTCGAGCGCCCGCCGGTCGAGCACCTGGCGGACGGGGCCGTGCGGGTGACCGCGCGGCTGCCGGTGGAGAATCTGGGCGAGCTGTTCGACACCGAGCTGCCCACCGATGAGGTGGAGACAGTCGGTGGCCTGCTGGCCCAGGCGCTCGGCCGGGTGCCCATCCCGGGCGCCGAGGCCGAGGTGGCCGGCCTGCGGCTGATGGCCGAAGGCACCACCGGCCGGCGCAACCGGATCGACACGGTTCTGGTGAGCCGGGTCGACCGGGGCGACACGCCGGAGGGCACGAACCGACACGACCCGCCCGATTCCCGTGGCGACAACAACCGTTCCGAGGAGAGGCAATCCGCCGATGCCTGA
- the gndA gene encoding NADP-dependent phosphogluconate dehydrogenase produces the protein MAEQATAQIGVTGLAVMGRNLARNLARNGFAVAVHNRSPERTRTLVAEHGDEGTFVPSESLADFVGSLERPRAVIVMVKAGAPTDAVIDELVPLLEEGDIVVDCGNAHFADTRRREEALREHGLHFVGTGVSGGEEGALLGPSIMPGGSAESYRKLGPIFEKIAAHVDGEPCCRHVGPDGAGHFVKMVHNGIEYADMQLIAEAYDLLRAGLSASPAEIAEIFREWNGGELGSFLIEITADVLGHTDAATGQAFVDVVLDQAEQKGTGRWTVQSALDLGIPITGIAEATFARSLSGHADQREAARRVFADAGDKWQVDDRNAFVEDVRRALLASKIVAYAQGFDHIRAGSREYDWNIDLGGTATIWRGGCIIRAGFLDRIREAYDAEPDLATLLVAPWFAERVSAGVPAWRRVVADAARAGVPAPAFGSSLAYFDALRAQRLPAALIQGLRDNFGAHTYHRVDRDGSFHTLWAGDRSEVEA, from the coding sequence ATGGCAGAGCAGGCGACGGCGCAGATCGGGGTCACCGGTCTGGCGGTGATGGGTCGCAACCTGGCCCGGAACCTGGCCCGCAACGGCTTCGCCGTGGCGGTGCACAACCGATCGCCGGAACGTACCCGCACCCTGGTAGCCGAACACGGCGACGAGGGCACGTTCGTGCCGTCGGAGTCGCTCGCGGACTTCGTCGGCTCGCTGGAGCGGCCCCGCGCGGTGATCGTGATGGTGAAGGCCGGCGCGCCCACCGACGCGGTGATCGACGAGCTGGTTCCCCTGCTGGAGGAGGGGGACATCGTCGTCGACTGCGGCAACGCGCACTTCGCCGACACCCGCCGCCGCGAGGAGGCGCTGCGCGAGCACGGGCTGCACTTCGTCGGCACCGGCGTGTCCGGCGGCGAGGAGGGCGCGCTGCTCGGCCCGAGCATCATGCCGGGCGGCTCGGCCGAGTCGTACCGCAAGCTGGGGCCGATCTTCGAAAAGATCGCCGCGCACGTGGACGGCGAGCCCTGCTGCCGGCACGTCGGGCCGGACGGCGCGGGCCACTTCGTGAAGATGGTGCACAACGGCATCGAGTACGCCGACATGCAGCTCATCGCCGAGGCGTACGACCTGTTGCGGGCCGGGCTGTCGGCGAGCCCCGCGGAGATCGCGGAGATCTTCCGGGAGTGGAACGGCGGCGAGCTGGGGTCGTTCCTCATCGAGATCACCGCCGACGTGCTCGGCCACACCGACGCGGCCACCGGTCAGGCGTTCGTCGACGTGGTGCTCGACCAGGCCGAGCAGAAGGGCACCGGCCGCTGGACCGTGCAGAGCGCACTCGACCTGGGCATCCCGATCACCGGCATCGCCGAGGCCACGTTCGCCCGGTCGCTGTCCGGCCACGCCGACCAGCGCGAGGCCGCCCGCCGGGTGTTCGCCGACGCGGGCGACAAGTGGCAGGTGGACGACCGGAACGCGTTCGTCGAGGACGTGCGCCGCGCGCTGCTGGCCAGCAAGATCGTCGCGTACGCGCAGGGGTTCGACCACATCCGCGCGGGCAGCCGGGAGTACGACTGGAACATCGACCTGGGCGGCACGGCCACCATCTGGCGGGGCGGCTGCATCATCCGGGCCGGTTTCCTGGACCGGATCCGGGAGGCGTACGACGCGGAGCCGGACCTGGCGACGCTGCTGGTCGCGCCGTGGTTCGCCGAGCGGGTCAGCGCCGGCGTACCGGCCTGGCGACGGGTGGTGGCCGACGCGGCCCGGGCGGGCGTGCCGGCGCCGGCCTTCGGGTCTTCACTGGCCTACTTCGACGCGCTGCGGGCACAGCGGCTGCCGGCCGCGCTGATCCAGGGGCTGCGGGACAACTTCGGCGCGCACACCTATCACCGGGTGGACCGGGACGGCTCGTTCCACACGCTCTGGGCGGGCGACCGCTCCGAAGTGGAGGCGTGA
- the recO gene encoding DNA repair protein RecO: protein MAGYRRQLYRDDAVVLRVQKLGESDRIITLFTRRHGRLRAVARGVRRTMSRFGARLEPFGHVDLQLAGDPKGNQGSSLHTVSQVEAIELYGKRFLGDYPRYTAASAIAETAERLTPIEREPSLRLFQLTLGAMKSLARGEHATTLVLDAYLLRGMAFAGWAPALAACAVCGEPGRHRAFSVPAGGAVCPDCRPPGAAHPAPATLELMSALTSGDWGYADAAETGVRRECSGLVAAHLQWHLERALRSLPLVDRGTPASGAVPSPGGAGPDVVPPRSGAGPVAGVNREMTE from the coding sequence ATGGCCGGGTACCGCCGACAGCTCTACCGCGACGACGCGGTGGTGCTGCGTGTGCAGAAGCTGGGCGAGTCCGACCGGATCATCACGCTGTTCACCCGCCGGCACGGCCGGTTGCGCGCGGTGGCCCGGGGCGTGCGGCGCACCATGAGCCGGTTCGGCGCCCGGCTGGAGCCGTTCGGGCACGTCGACCTTCAGCTCGCCGGTGACCCCAAGGGCAACCAGGGCAGCTCCCTGCACACAGTCAGCCAGGTCGAGGCGATCGAGCTGTACGGCAAACGGTTCCTCGGCGACTACCCCCGCTACACGGCGGCCAGCGCGATCGCCGAGACCGCCGAGCGGCTCACCCCGATCGAGCGCGAGCCGTCGCTGCGGCTGTTCCAGCTCACCCTCGGCGCGATGAAGTCGCTGGCCCGCGGCGAACACGCCACCACGCTGGTGCTCGACGCGTACCTGCTGCGCGGCATGGCGTTCGCCGGCTGGGCGCCGGCGCTCGCCGCCTGCGCCGTCTGCGGCGAGCCGGGCCGGCACCGCGCGTTCTCCGTACCGGCCGGCGGCGCGGTCTGCCCGGACTGCCGGCCCCCCGGCGCCGCCCACCCCGCGCCCGCCACGCTGGAGCTGATGTCCGCGCTGACCTCCGGCGACTGGGGGTACGCCGACGCGGCCGAGACCGGCGTACGCCGCGAGTGCAGCGGGCTGGTCGCGGCGCACCTCCAGTGGCATCTGGAACGCGCGCTACGCTCGCTGCCGCTGGTCGACCGGGGCACCCCGGCGTCCGGCGCGGTCCCGTCGCCCGGCGGCGCGGGGCCGGATGTGGTCCCGCCGCGCTCCGGCGCCGGGCCCGTCGCCGGTGTGAACAGGGAGATGACCGAGTGA
- a CDS encoding DUF4097 family beta strand repeat-containing protein, translating to MASLRTAVAATAAATLIVLSGCDTLSFRRLDYDHTEQAKITRISVTEDGAGDVVVRANGPADQVRIKRVVRYQGDEPTSRYEIKGDELVLPTDCGHRCSISWEVTAPPGVTVKGGTASGNVDLTDVGAVEFTLSSGDLTIRGVTGEVRASTTSGNIRVVEAAGPVRLRARSGDIEARRLASAVDAETTSGSIVVELDQPAPARVHATSGDVDLSVPAGRYRVRATATSGDKDVRVTDDPTASVQLEASTTSGNVTVSTR from the coding sequence ATGGCTTCGCTCCGCACCGCGGTGGCCGCGACCGCTGCCGCCACGCTCATCGTTCTCTCCGGGTGTGACACCCTCTCGTTCCGACGGCTCGACTACGACCACACCGAGCAGGCGAAGATCACCCGGATCAGCGTGACGGAAGACGGCGCCGGGGACGTCGTGGTCCGGGCCAACGGCCCGGCCGACCAGGTACGGATCAAGCGCGTCGTCCGCTACCAGGGCGACGAGCCGACCAGCCGGTACGAGATCAAGGGCGACGAACTCGTGCTGCCCACCGACTGCGGCCACCGGTGCAGCATCTCCTGGGAGGTGACCGCGCCGCCCGGCGTGACGGTGAAGGGCGGGACCGCCTCGGGCAACGTCGACCTCACCGACGTCGGGGCGGTGGAGTTCACGCTCAGCTCCGGCGATCTGACCATCCGGGGCGTCACCGGCGAGGTCCGCGCGTCCACCACGTCGGGCAACATCCGGGTGGTCGAGGCGGCCGGCCCGGTGCGGCTGCGGGCCCGCTCGGGCGACATCGAGGCCCGCCGGCTCGCCTCCGCCGTCGACGCGGAGACCACCTCCGGCAGCATCGTCGTCGAGCTGGACCAGCCGGCTCCGGCCCGGGTGCACGCCACGAGCGGAGACGTCGACCTGTCCGTACCGGCCGGCCGCTACCGGGTGCGCGCCACCGCCACGTCGGGCGACAAGGACGTCCGCGTCACCGACGACCCGACCGCGTCGGTGCAGCTCGAAGCGTCCACCACGAGCGGCAACGTCACGGTCAGCACCCGCTGA
- the era gene encoding GTPase Era — MTTPEARPYRAGFACFVGRPNAGKSTLTNAIVGTKIAITSNKPQTTRHIIRAVLHRPDSQLVLVDTPGLHRPRTLLGERLNDLVRETWSEVDVIGLCVPANEPVGRGDRFITGELASLKATVLAVVTKTDLVDKKRLAEQLLAVSEMGEFAAVVPVSAVSGHQVDTLVDVMTGYLPESPQLYPDGMLTDDPEQVLVAELVREAALEGVRDELPHSIAVVVEEMIPEGNLTKIYADVYVERSSQKAIVIGHRGSRLKHVGTTARRQIEELLGTRVYLDLHVRVAKDWQRDPKQLRKLGF; from the coding sequence GTGACCACGCCCGAGGCGCGTCCCTACCGAGCCGGTTTCGCCTGTTTCGTGGGACGGCCGAACGCCGGCAAGTCGACGCTGACGAACGCGATCGTCGGCACCAAGATCGCGATCACCTCGAACAAGCCGCAGACCACCCGGCACATCATCCGGGCGGTGCTGCACCGGCCGGACTCGCAGCTCGTGCTCGTGGACACCCCGGGCCTGCACCGCCCCCGGACGCTGCTCGGCGAGCGCCTCAACGACCTGGTCCGGGAGACCTGGAGCGAGGTCGACGTGATCGGCCTGTGCGTGCCGGCGAACGAGCCGGTCGGCCGGGGCGACCGTTTCATCACCGGTGAGCTGGCCAGCCTGAAGGCCACCGTGCTGGCGGTGGTCACCAAGACCGACCTGGTCGACAAGAAGCGGCTGGCCGAGCAGTTGCTCGCGGTGAGCGAGATGGGCGAGTTCGCCGCGGTGGTGCCGGTCAGCGCCGTCTCCGGGCACCAGGTCGACACGCTCGTCGACGTGATGACCGGTTATCTGCCGGAGTCACCGCAGCTCTATCCGGACGGCATGCTCACCGACGACCCGGAGCAGGTGCTCGTGGCGGAGCTGGTCCGCGAGGCGGCGCTGGAGGGCGTACGCGACGAGCTGCCGCACTCCATCGCGGTGGTGGTCGAGGAGATGATCCCGGAGGGCAACCTCACCAAGATCTACGCCGACGTGTACGTCGAGCGGTCGAGCCAGAAGGCCATCGTCATCGGCCACCGGGGCAGCCGCCTCAAGCACGTCGGCACCACCGCCCGCCGGCAGATCGAGGAGTTGCTCGGCACCCGGGTCTATCTCGACCTGCACGTGCGCGTGGCGAAGGACTGGCAGCGCGACCCGAAGCAGCTGCGCAAGCTCGGCTTCTGA
- a CDS encoding histidine triad nucleotide-binding protein, which yields MDCLFCRIVAGEIPATIVRETATTLAFRDIDPKAPTHVLVIPKEHYVDVATLAQGAPELAGEVLQTAAVVAEEEGLTVDGFRLMFNTGPYGGQEVFHVHAHLLGGAPLGPMLCR from the coding sequence ATGGACTGCCTGTTCTGCCGGATCGTCGCCGGGGAGATCCCGGCCACCATCGTCCGCGAGACCGCCACCACCCTCGCCTTCCGGGACATCGACCCGAAGGCGCCCACCCACGTGCTGGTGATCCCGAAGGAGCACTACGTGGACGTGGCCACGCTGGCCCAGGGCGCGCCCGAGCTGGCCGGTGAGGTGCTCCAGACCGCCGCCGTGGTGGCTGAGGAGGAGGGCCTGACCGTCGACGGGTTCCGGCTCATGTTCAACACCGGGCCGTACGGCGGCCAGGAGGTCTTCCACGTGCACGCCCACCTGCTCGGCGGTGCGCCGCTCGGACCGATGCTCTGCCGATGA
- a CDS encoding acyltransferase family protein gives MRNRYLDLLRFLAILRVVTYHVTGYATLTLVFPAMSVMFALAGSLMAASLDRSGVRSVGRRLRRLLPSLWVVAAVFVPAMLLTGLPFSPRVLLWLFPITDPPANYWGGLALSPIWYLRDYLWFVLASPLVLWLFRRAPLPTLAAPYVLLVAIEAGILANPPTVLREFGLYFGAWLLGFAHHDGLLRRMRNRVLLPVAAVVGAAGLAWIVTHPGPRGYDINDIPLGNALWSAAFILVVIGRAPVGVTWVDRVPALGRAVTVVNRRALTIYLWHMPFVVALTPLVGLVGWSPRDPVGLWLRVGLVFALVGVVTLMVGWVEDVAARRTPEMLPGKPRRTVVERAAAAPASPAPAGAQDGLVGAGARIPAPRRAAEDPGRDDGRAANRRDASGGD, from the coding sequence ATGCGAAACCGCTATCTCGACCTGCTGCGCTTCCTGGCCATCCTCCGCGTCGTCACGTACCACGTCACCGGTTACGCCACGCTCACGCTGGTGTTCCCGGCGATGTCGGTGATGTTCGCCCTGGCCGGGTCGCTGATGGCCGCGTCGCTGGACCGCAGCGGGGTGCGCTCGGTCGGGCGGCGACTGCGCCGGCTGCTGCCGTCGCTGTGGGTGGTCGCCGCCGTCTTCGTGCCGGCCATGCTGCTCACCGGGCTGCCGTTCAGCCCGAGGGTGCTGCTCTGGCTCTTCCCGATCACTGACCCGCCGGCCAACTACTGGGGCGGCCTGGCGCTCAGCCCGATCTGGTACCTGCGGGACTACCTGTGGTTCGTGCTCGCCTCGCCGCTCGTGCTGTGGCTGTTCCGCCGGGCGCCGCTGCCCACGCTCGCCGCCCCGTACGTGCTCCTGGTCGCCATCGAGGCCGGCATCCTGGCGAACCCGCCGACGGTGCTGCGCGAGTTCGGCCTCTACTTCGGCGCCTGGCTGCTCGGCTTCGCCCACCACGACGGGCTGCTGCGCCGGATGCGCAACCGGGTGCTGCTGCCGGTGGCCGCCGTCGTCGGCGCCGCCGGCCTGGCCTGGATCGTCACCCACCCCGGCCCCCGGGGGTACGACATCAACGACATCCCGCTGGGCAACGCGCTCTGGTCGGCCGCGTTCATCCTGGTGGTGATCGGTCGGGCGCCGGTCGGGGTGACCTGGGTCGACCGCGTGCCGGCGCTCGGCCGCGCTGTGACAGTGGTGAACCGGCGCGCGCTGACCATCTACCTCTGGCACATGCCGTTCGTGGTGGCGCTCACCCCGCTCGTCGGCCTGGTCGGCTGGTCGCCGCGCGACCCGGTCGGCCTGTGGCTGCGGGTGGGGCTGGTCTTCGCGCTGGTCGGCGTGGTGACGCTGATGGTCGGCTGGGTCGAGGACGTGGCCGCCCGGCGTACCCCGGAAATGCTCCCCGGCAAGCCACGGCGGACCGTGGTCGAGCGGGCGGCGGCCGCCCCGGCCAGCCCGGCTCCCGCCGGCGCACAGGACGGGCTGGTGGGCGCCGGCGCCCGGATCCCGGCGCCGCGCCGCGCGGCCGAGGACCCCGGCCGGGACGACGGCCGCGCGGCGAATCGGCGGGACGCGTCCGGCGGCGACTGA
- a CDS encoding cytidine deaminase, which produces MPESPAVPAALPTPADPAELSAEDAKLVVLARGARGRVAAVEGAAVRDQDGRTYAAASVALPSLTLTALQLAVASAVAAGASRLEAAVVVTEASTLDGAGHAAVRDLSADAPIHVAAPDGAVLGTVVE; this is translated from the coding sequence ATGCCTGAGTCACCCGCCGTGCCCGCCGCCCTGCCCACCCCCGCTGATCCGGCCGAGCTGAGCGCCGAGGACGCCAAGCTCGTCGTCCTGGCCCGGGGCGCGCGGGGCCGGGTGGCTGCTGTGGAGGGCGCCGCGGTCCGCGACCAGGACGGCCGGACGTACGCGGCGGCGAGCGTGGCGCTGCCGTCGTTGACGCTCACCGCGCTCCAGTTGGCGGTCGCCTCGGCGGTGGCGGCCGGCGCGAGCCGGCTGGAGGCCGCTGTGGTGGTGACCGAGGCGTCGACGCTGGACGGGGCGGGGCACGCGGCGGTACGTGACCTGTCCGCCGACGCGCCGATCCACGTGGCCGCGCCGGACGGCGCCGTCCTCGGCACGGTGGTCGAGTGA
- the ybeY gene encoding rRNA maturation RNase YbeY: MSIEIANESGVEVDTDAVLAVARHALDEMGVNPLAELSVLLVDIEYMTELNHRWMGGDGPTDVLAFPMDEGSVDHGPGESAPAGGEPALLGDIVLCPEVAAKQAAVAGHSAADELHLLTVHGVLHLLGYDHAEPEEEREMFGLQARLLASWRSTRSR; encoded by the coding sequence TTGTCCATCGAGATCGCCAACGAGTCGGGTGTCGAGGTCGACACCGACGCCGTGCTCGCCGTCGCGCGGCACGCCCTCGACGAGATGGGGGTCAACCCCCTCGCCGAGCTGTCCGTGCTGCTCGTCGACATCGAGTACATGACGGAGCTGAACCACCGCTGGATGGGCGGCGACGGCCCGACCGACGTGCTCGCCTTCCCCATGGACGAGGGCAGCGTCGACCACGGGCCGGGCGAGAGCGCCCCGGCCGGCGGTGAGCCGGCCCTGCTCGGCGACATCGTGCTCTGCCCGGAGGTGGCGGCCAAGCAGGCCGCCGTGGCCGGGCACTCGGCGGCCGACGAGCTGCACCTGCTCACCGTGCACGGCGTGCTGCACCTGCTCGGCTACGACCACGCCGAGCCCGAGGAGGAGCGGGAGATGTTCGGTCTCCAGGCCCGGCTGCTGGCCAGCTGGCGGTCGACCCGGTCGCGGTGA